A region of Ovis canadensis isolate MfBH-ARS-UI-01 breed Bighorn chromosome 19, ARS-UI_OviCan_v2, whole genome shotgun sequence DNA encodes the following proteins:
- the CAV3 gene encoding caveolin-3: MMAEERTDLEAQIVKDIHFKEIDLVNRDPKNINEDIVKVDFEDVIAEPVGTYSFDGVWKVSYTTFTVSKYWCYRLLSTLLGVPLALLWGFLFACISFCHIWAVVPCIKSYLIEIQCISHIYSLCIRTFCNPLFAALGQVCSNIKVMLRKEV, encoded by the exons ATGATGGCCGAGGAGCGCACAGACCTGGAGGCCCAGATCGTCAAGGACATTCACTTCAAGGAGATCGATCTGGTGAACCGGGACCCTAAGAACATCAACGAGGACATAGTGAAG GTGGATTTTGAAGACGTGATCGCGGAGCCCGTGGGCACCTACAGCTTTGACGGCGTGTGGAAGGTGAGCTACACCACCTTCACGGTCTCCAAGTACTGGTGCTACCGCCTGCTGTCCACACTGCTGGGCGTCCCACTGGCCCTGCTCTGGGGCTTCCTGTTCGCCTGCATCTCCTTCTGCCACATCTGGGCGGTGGTGCCCTGCATCAAGAGCTACCTGATCGAGATCCAGTGCATCAGCCACATCTACTCACTCTGCATCCGCACCTTCTGCAACCCACTCTTCGCCGCCCTGGGCCAGGTCTGCAGCAACATCAAGGTGATGCTGCGGAAGGAAGTGTGA